One Microcaecilia unicolor chromosome 8, aMicUni1.1, whole genome shotgun sequence DNA window includes the following coding sequences:
- the TLX3 gene encoding T-cell leukemia homeobox protein 3, with the protein MDQPTNTQTQHQHEPISFGIDQILNSSDQENSSQSAPRGSESSSYLGSPVSRTSAPYPSLPTSFPGIGAPFEDSGSYSVNLSLAPAGVIRVPAHRPLPGAVPPPISSAIPAMPAVPGLGSLNFPWMESSRRFVKERFTAAAALTPFTVTRRIGHPYQNRTPPKRKKPRTSFSRVQICELEKRFHRQKYLASAERAALAKSLKMTDAQVKTWFQNRRTKWRRQTAEEREAERQQASRLMLQLQHDAFQKSLNDSIQPDPLCLHNSSLYALQNLQPWEEEGSKIAPVTSLV; encoded by the exons ATGGATCAGCCAACAAACACACAGACCCAGCACCAACACGAACCCATCAGCTTTGGAATTGATCAGATTTTAAATAGTTCTGATCAGGAGAACTCGTCTCAGTCTGCTCCCAGAGGATCGGAGAGTAGCAGTTACCTAGGAAGTCCCGTGAGCAGAACAAGCGCCCCTTATCCCTCTCTGCCAACCTCCTTCCCTGGCATCGGGGCACCCTTTGAAGATTCTGGATCTTACAGTGTGAATCTGAGTTTGGCTCCAGCTGGAGTGATCAGGGTGCCAGCTCACAGACCTCTCCCTGGTGCAGTGCCACCTCCCATCTCCAGCGCCATTCCGGCTATGCCAGCTGTGCCCGGCCTTGGCAGCCTCAATTTCCCGTGGATGGAAAGCAGCAGGAGATTTGTGAAGGAGAGGTTTACAG CAGCGGCTGCGCTCACTCCCTTTACGGTGACCCGCCGGATCGGACACCCCTACCAGAACCGGACACCGCCGAAACGCAAGAAGCCGCGGACCTCCTTCTCCCGGGTGCAAATCTGCGAGCTGGAGAAGCGCTTCCACCGGCAGAAGTACCTGGCCTCGGCCGAGAGAGCCGCGCTGGCCAAGTCCCTCAAGATGACGGATGCCCAGGTCAAGACTTGGTTCCAGAACCGCAGAACCAAATGGAG GAGACAGACGGCCGAGGAGAGGGAAGCCGAGAGACAGCAGGCCAGCAGACTCATGCTGCAGCTCCAGCACGATGCTTTCCAGAAGTCTTTGAACGATTCCATCCAGCCGGACCCTCTGTGCCTGCACAACTCTTCTCTTTATGCACTTCAGAATCTGCAGCCCTGGGAAGAGGAGGGCTCCAAGATCGCTCCCGTCACCTCTTTAGTGTGA